The Niveibacterium umoris genome includes the window TCAGCGCCGAACAGCAGAAGGCGCTTGCACGCACGCTCGCCGACATGAAGGCTGACGGCACCCTGCGTCGCATCCTCGGTCGGCATGTGGGGGCAGAGCAGGCCGAGCGATTGATGATCGACTAGCGCTGGCTCGTCGTCGCCGGTCCTGCCTGACTCGGTTCTGCGCCTTCTGCCCGGGGCGTGTGTTGATGTTGCAACTCAGCGCGGCTGTTCCCATCCCCCTCCGAGCGCCGCGAACAGGCTCACCGTGTAGGCGAGCTGCTGGTTCTGCAGCGTGACGACGTCGAGCTCTGCCTGCAGCTGGTTGCGTTCGGCGTCGAGCACATCCATGAAGCTGGTGAGGCCTTCCTGGTAGCGCAGGAAGGAGATGTGCTGCGCTTCGCCGAGGGCGGTGGCGCGCTGGCGTTTGCTGTCGGCCTGCTCGCGGGTCTTGCGCAGGTTGACGAGGCCGTCTTCGGTTTCGCGGAAGGCGGTCTGCACGGTCTTCTGGTAGGTGGCGACCATCTCGCGCTCGCTGGCTTCGGCTTGCCGCAGCTGGTTCTTCAGCTGGCCGCCCATGAAGATCGGTTGCGCGAGGCCGGCGGCGAGGCTCCATAGCGCGCTGCCGGGGTCGCCGAGCGTGTGCAGGTCGCTGCTCTCGTAGCCGGTGGCGCCGGTGAGCGAGATCTTCGGGAAGAAGGCGGCGCGGGCGGCGCCGATATTCGCGTTGGCGGCGCGCAGTTGCGCTTCGGCGGCGAGGATGTCGGGCCGGCGTTCGAGCAGTTGCGAGGGCAGGCCCGGCGGGATGTCGAGATCGGCGGTCAGCGTGTCGATGCTGCGGCCGCGCGGCACCGGGCCCGGGTTGCGGCCGAGCAGGATGCTCAGTGCGTTTTCCTGCAGCGTGATCTGGCGCTCCAGGTCGGGGATGCTGCTGCGGGTCTGCTGGGTTTGCGCGCGCGCCTGGGCGTAGTCGTAGCCCGAGGCCACGCCGCCTTCGAAGCGCCGCTGCGTCATGTGCAGCGTTTCTTCCTGCGTGGCGAGGTTGCGGCGCGCGATCTCAAGCTGGCGATCGAGCGCAAGCAGCTTGAAGTAGGCGGTGGCGACCTGCGATTCGAGCGAGATGCGCAGCGCCTGCTGGTTGTACTCGCTGGACAGCAGCTTCTCGCGTGCGGCGTCGCTGGCGTTGCGCAGACGGCCCCACAGGTCCAGCTCGTAGGACACACCGATGGTCGCCTTGATGTCTTCGCCGTGCCGGTCGCCCGGCAGCCGTGGCGCGGCTTCGGCGCTGCGCATCGTGTGCTGGTCGCTGAGGCCGCCGGTGACCTGCGGGTAGCGCTGCGCATCGGTGATGCCCAGTTGCGCGCGGGCCTGCTCGATGCGGGCGTAGGCGACCTTCATGTCCTTGTTCTCGGCGAGCGCGGTGTCGATCAGCTGGTTCAGCGCGTCGTCGCCGAAGAGCTTCCACCATTCGCTGGGCACAGCGGCCTCGCTGCGGGCGCCGGTGTGCTCGGCCTGGCCCCATTGCGGGGGCGCTTCCACATCAGGGCGCAGATACACCGGGGCCATGTTGCAGGCGGTGAGGCTCAGCAGCAGCGGCAGGATCGCAAAGCTTGTCTTACGCATGGTCATGCTCCTTCGTCGCAGCGGCGGGCTGCTTGGCCGCGCCCTTGCCGGACACCAGGGAAAAGAACATCGGAACGAACAACACGGCGAGGAAGGTGGCGGCGAGCATGCCGCCGATGACGCCGGTGCCGATCGAGTGCTGGCTGTTGGCGCCCGCGCCGAAGCTGATCGCCAGCGGCACCACGCCGAGGATGAAGGCCATCGAGGTCATCACGATCGGGCGGAAGCGCAGGCGTGCGGCCTGCAGCGCGGCCTCGCGGGCGCTGTGGCCTTGCTGGTGGAGCTGGTGCGCGAACTCGACGATCAGGATCGCGTTCTTCGCGGCCAGCCCGATCAGCGTGATCAGGCCGATCTGGAAGTAGATGTCGCAGTTGAGCCCGCGCAGCCAAACCGCGGCGAAGGCGCCGAAGATCGCGAAGGGCACGGCGGTCACCACCACCAGCGGCAGCTTCCAGCTTTCGTACTGCGCGGCGAGGATCAGGAACACCACCACCAGGCCGAACGCGAAGGCGAGCGTGGCGGCGCTGCCAGCGCGTTTTTCCTGGAAGGCGGTGCCGGTCCAGGCCAGCGCGTAGCCTTCGGGCAGCACTTCCTTGGCGACGCGCTCGATGGCGGCAATCGCTTCGCCAGAGCTGTGCCCCGTCGCCGGGTTGGCCATGAGCTTGGCGCCCATGAAGCCGTTGAAGCGGTTGATGATCTCCGGCCCGCTGATCTGCCGCACGTCGGCGACCGCACCGAGCGGAATCATCTGGCCGCCGCTCGAACGCACATACACCTTGCCCACGTCTTCCGGCCGCATGCGGGCATCCGCTTCGGACTGCAGCAGCACCCGGTAGGTCTGGCCGAACTTGTTGAAGTCGTTCACATAGAGGCTGCCGAAGGTGGCCTGCAGCGCATCGAAGATGCTGTTGATCGGCACGCCCAGCGCCTTGGCGCGGTCGCGATTCACATCCACATAAACCTGCGGCACGTTGGCGCGCATCAGCGTGGTGACGCCGGTGAGTTCCGGCTGCTGGCCGGCCTTGGAGATGAAGTCCTGCGTGACCTTGGCGAGCTGCTGGATGTCGCCCTCGCCGCGGTTCTGGATGTAGAACTCGGCGCCGCCGGTGGTGCCCAGGCCCGGAATCGGCGGTGGGTTGAAGCCGAGGATCATGGCTTCGCGGTTGCCTTGCGTGCCGTGCATGAAGTCGTAGATCGCGTTGCGGATGTTGAGCGCGACGCCGCGTTCCTCCCACGGCTTCATCACCGAGAACACCGTCGCGGCGGAAGTCTTCAGGTTGCCGGTGAGGATGTCGTAGCCGGAGAGCACCACCACATCCGCATTGCCTTCGAAGCCCTTGGCGGCATCACCCGCCTGTGCGGCGACCTGCTTCGTGCGCGCGAGCGAGGCGGCGTCCGGCAGCTGCACGGTGGCGAGGTAGTAGCCCTGGTCTTCCGGCGGAATCAGCGCGGTCGGCACCGTCTTCACCAGGCCGCCCAGCATCAGCAGCACACCACCGGCACAGAGCAGTGCCAGCACCCAGCGGCGGATGATCGCAGCGACCGCGGCGCCGAAGCGCTCGGTGGCCTTGTCGAACAGGCGGTTGAACCAGCGGAAGAACGCCGCCGGCTCGGTGTGGCCGGGCTTGAGCAGCAGCGCGCACAGCGCCGGGGTGAGCGTCAGCGCGACGAAGCCGGAGATGGTGACCGACACCGCGATGGTGATCGCGAACTGCTTGTAGAGCTGACCGGTGAGGCCGCCGAGGAAGCCGACCGGCACGAACACCGCGCACAGCACCAGCACGATCGCGACGACCGGGCCGGTGACTTCCTGCATCGCGCGCAGCGTGGCTTCGCGCGGCGGCAGATGCTCGTCGCGCATGATGCGCTCGACGTTTTCCAGCACCACGATCGCGTCGTCGACCACGATGCCGATCGCCAGCACGAGGCCGAACAGCGTCAGCGTGTTGATCGAGAAGCCGAGCAGGTACATGCCGGCGAAGGTGCCGACCAGCGACACCGGCACCGCGATGCAGGGGATCAGCGTGGCGCGGAAGTTCTGCAGGAACAGGAACACCACGAGGAAGACCAGCACGATTGCTTCGAGCAGGGTCTTCACCACTTCGTGGATCGAGGCCTTCACGAAGGGCGTGGTGTCGTAGGGCACGCTGTAGCTCACGCCTTCGGGGAAGCTGGTCGCCAGCTGCGCCATTGTGGCCTTGACCGAGTTGGCCACGTCCAGCGCATTGGCGCCGGGCTGCAGGTAGGTTGCGACCATCACACCCGGCTTGCCGTTGAGCGTGCCGGACATCGAGTAGTCGCGCGCGCCGAGTTCGACGCGGGCGACGTCGCGGATGCGCACGTTCGAGCCGTCCGGATTGGCGCGCAGGATGATGTTCTCGAAGGCCTCCGGGTCGGTCATGCGGCCCTGGGCGCTCATCGTGTAGGTGAACTGCGGGCTGCCGTCGTTGGGCGTGTCGCCGATCTTGCCGACCGCGAACTGCGCGTTCTGCTCCTTGATCGCCTGCACCACATCGGCGGTGGTCATCTTCAGTTCGGCGAGGCGGTCGGGTCTGAGCCACACGCGCATCGCGTAGTCCTGCGCGCCGAGAATGGTGGCGTCACCCACGCCGGGCAGGCGCTTGAGCGCGTTGACCACGTTCAGGTAGGCGTAGTTGGAGAGGAACACCGTGTCGTACTTCCCCTCGGGCGACGACAGGGTGACGATCTGCAGCATGTTCGTGGACTTCTTCTGCACGATCACGCCGTTCTGCTTCACGCTGTCCGGCAGCACCGGCAGGGCGGTCTGCACCCGGTTGTTGACGTTGGTCGCGGCCTGGTCCGGGTCGGTGCCGATGTCGAAGTAGACGTTCAGCGTCATCGTGCCGTTGGCGGCACTGGTGGATTCCATGTAGATCATGTTCTCCACGCCGTTGACCTTGTCCTCGATCGGCCCGGCGACGGTCTTCTGCAAGGTGTCGGCATTGGCGCCGCTGTATTGCGCGGTGACCGACACGACCGGCGGCGTGATGTCGGGGAACTGCGCGACCGGCAGCTTGAAGATCGCGGCTGCGCCGGCCAGCATGATCAGGATGGACAGCACCGATGCGAGGATCGGGCGGTCGATGAAGGTTCTGGAAATCATCGTCGTTCCTCAGCGTGCAGCGGTGGCGGGTTTGGCGGGCTGGTCGGCCGCGACGAGCTTCACCGGCTTGTCTGCACGCACCTTGGCGAGCCCTTCGACGACGACCTGGTCGCCGGCCTCCAGGCCCTTGCTGATGAAGAAGCGATCGCCCTGCGTGCCGGCGGTTTCGACCGGGCGGCTGCGCGCCACACCGTCCTTGCCGACGACGTAGACGAACTGCCCTTGCGACGAGGTGCCGACAGCCTTCTGAGGGATCACGATCGCGTCTTTCGCCTCGATGCCCTTGACCGTGACCTTCACGAACTGCCCCGGCATCAGCTGCGCCTTCGCGTTGGGCAGTTCGGCGCGCAGCTGCAGCGTGCCGGTGGAGGTGGAGATCAGCGTGTCGGAGAAATTCAGGCGCCCGCTCACCGGGTACACCGTGCCGTCGGCCAGCGTCAGCTGCACCTCGAGCGGTGCCTTGTGCGGCAGGTCGAGCATGCCGGCGGCGCGCTTGCGTTCGAAGTACAGCTTCTCGCGCTCGGGCAGGCTGAACATCACGTACATCGGGTCGATCTGCACGACTTTTGTGAGCAGCGAGCTGGGGCCGTTCACCAGCGAGCCTTCGGACATCAGCGACAGGCTCGCGATGCCGGACACCGGCGAGGCGACGCGGGTGTAATCCAGGTTGAGACGTGCCTTCGTGACGTTGGCCTGCGCGGTGAGCAGCGCGGCTTGCGCCTGCTCCATCGCCGAGCGGGCGTCATCGACATCCTTCTGCGCGACGGCCTTTTCCTTCAGCAGCGGTTCGACGCGGGCCAGATCGCGGCGGGCCTTGTCGAGCACCGCCTTCTGCTGCGCGTACTGCGATTCCGCCTGGTCCAGCGCGGTCCTGAACTCGGCCGGGTCGATCTGGTAGAGCGGCTGGCCTTCGTTGACCGGGTGGCCTTCCTGGTAGCTGCGCTTGAGCAGGATGCCGGTCAGGCGCGGGCGGACTTCGACTTCGCGCGAGCCCATGGTCTGGGCCGGGTAAGTGGCTTCGATGGCGATGTTGCGCCGGACGACCGTCTCGACGATGACTTCGGGTGTGCCGGCTTTGGGTGCTTCCGCCGACTTGCAGCCACCGAGACTGGCGGCGATGAGCGGGCCGGCAAGCAATGCCGACAGTAATGCAGATGGCGTTTTCATGGAGGCCTTGATGGTTCCGGGTGGGGCAGTGTTCGCGGCTTCGGACAGGGGCGGGCGTATCAGCCGCCTGCGACCGGCTGCAGCGTGAGTCGGCAGGTGCCTGAACCGGCGCAGGGGTCTTCACCCTTGCGCGCTTTGCTGAGCGCCGAGGCGAAGGCCTCGGCGCTGCGTTCGATGGCCGCCTTCATCGCGGCGTCCTGACTGATCACCGCATTGAGGTTCATCGGGTCGGGGCTGGTTTCCGCGCGGAAGGAAGCGACGAGGGTGCCGCTGCGGGCGTCGCGCAGTTCGCCGGCGATGGTGACCGAGCCCATCGTTCGCGAGGTACCGGCACCCGACACGCTCTTGCCGACGTTAGCGACCAGGCCGATCGGCAACACATGGTTGATCACCGATCGAGTGGTGTTGGCGGGCGTCATGTCTTCCACCGTCAGGCTCAGGCGCAGCGTTTCGCCTTCGGGCGAGGCGGCCTGGGCGCCGGTGTCCGCGGTGGCGCGGGCGAAACTCTCGCGTGCCAACGCACGCGCTTGTTGCCGTTGCGTGTCAGTGAAACCGTCCCACCGGCCATTTCCGGCCACGGTGATGTCGACGCTGGCAAGCTGCACCTGGCTGTAGCGGCTGAGGCTTTGCGCCAGCGCCGCGGTGGAAGCCGTCGCCATGCATTCATGGGCCATGACGGCCATGCAGATCACCGAGAGCATTGCGTTGAGGGTTTGCCGTTTCATGATGATTTCCTTTCTGGAATTCAGGGGCCTTGTGGGTCTGCCGCGACGCCTGTCGTGGCGGACTTGATGGACTGCATTCTGCGAAGGCCCTTGACGTCGCGGCAGTGATTTACGGTAAGTGCGGCCGCGTTACGCGTGGCCGGCGAGCGAGGTCGTGACGTTCAACTGCACGTCATCACCGGCATGGAAGGTCGGCACGTAGGGCAGGGTTTCGGTGATCGTCCGGCCGTGCCAGGTGTAGGTGACGATCGCGCCGCTCTGACGCTCGACCCAGTTATCGACGAAGTAGCACTGCGTAACGGTCGTGGGCGGTTTGGCCTGTGCCGACGCGGCGGCGGCCTGGCTCTGCATGTGTTCGCCGACCAGCGCGCCGATCACTGCGCCGCCCGCGGTGGCCGCGTCCTTGCCTGAGCCCTCGCCGACGGTGTGGCCGAGCAGGCCGCCCGCGACGCCGCCGATCACTGCGCCACCGTACGGATGCTTGGGCGTTGCCTTGCTCTGCGTCGGTGCGCCAGGAAC containing:
- a CDS encoding DUF3313 family protein; the protein is MKRQTLNAMLSVICMAVMAHECMATASTAALAQSLSRYSQVQLASVDITVAGNGRWDGFTDTQRQQARALARESFARATADTGAQAASPEGETLRLSLTVEDMTPANTTRSVINHVLPIGLVANVGKSVSGAGTSRTMGSVTIAGELRDARSGTLVASFRAETSPDPMNLNAVISQDAAMKAAIERSAEAFASALSKARKGEDPCAGSGTCRLTLQPVAGG
- a CDS encoding glycine zipper 2TM domain-containing protein; translation: MHTQTKLVLIALLLSSTAANAQAATTQAPPTNKGTSYRDTAHVTEIRILTQHFNQPQQVCNQVPGAPTQSKATPKHPYGGAVIGGVAGGLLGHTVGEGSGKDAATAGGAVIGALVGEHMQSQAAAASAQAKPPTTVTQCYFVDNWVERQSGAIVTYTWHGRTITETLPYVPTFHAGDDVQLNVTTSLAGHA
- a CDS encoding efflux RND transporter permease subunit — encoded protein: MISRTFIDRPILASVLSILIMLAGAAAIFKLPVAQFPDITPPVVSVTAQYSGANADTLQKTVAGPIEDKVNGVENMIYMESTSAANGTMTLNVYFDIGTDPDQAATNVNNRVQTALPVLPDSVKQNGVIVQKKSTNMLQIVTLSSPEGKYDTVFLSNYAYLNVVNALKRLPGVGDATILGAQDYAMRVWLRPDRLAELKMTTADVVQAIKEQNAQFAVGKIGDTPNDGSPQFTYTMSAQGRMTDPEAFENIILRANPDGSNVRIRDVARVELGARDYSMSGTLNGKPGVMVATYLQPGANALDVANSVKATMAQLATSFPEGVSYSVPYDTTPFVKASIHEVVKTLLEAIVLVFLVVFLFLQNFRATLIPCIAVPVSLVGTFAGMYLLGFSINTLTLFGLVLAIGIVVDDAIVVLENVERIMRDEHLPPREATLRAMQEVTGPVVAIVLVLCAVFVPVGFLGGLTGQLYKQFAITIAVSVTISGFVALTLTPALCALLLKPGHTEPAAFFRWFNRLFDKATERFGAAVAAIIRRWVLALLCAGGVLLMLGGLVKTVPTALIPPEDQGYYLATVQLPDAASLARTKQVAAQAGDAAKGFEGNADVVVLSGYDILTGNLKTSAATVFSVMKPWEERGVALNIRNAIYDFMHGTQGNREAMILGFNPPPIPGLGTTGGAEFYIQNRGEGDIQQLAKVTQDFISKAGQQPELTGVTTLMRANVPQVYVDVNRDRAKALGVPINSIFDALQATFGSLYVNDFNKFGQTYRVLLQSEADARMRPEDVGKVYVRSSGGQMIPLGAVADVRQISGPEIINRFNGFMGAKLMANPATGHSSGEAIAAIERVAKEVLPEGYALAWTGTAFQEKRAGSAATLAFAFGLVVVFLILAAQYESWKLPLVVVTAVPFAIFGAFAAVWLRGLNCDIYFQIGLITLIGLAAKNAILIVEFAHQLHQQGHSAREAALQAARLRFRPIVMTSMAFILGVVPLAISFGAGANSQHSIGTGVIGGMLAATFLAVLFVPMFFSLVSGKGAAKQPAAATKEHDHA
- a CDS encoding efflux RND transporter periplasmic adaptor subunit; its protein translation is MKTPSALLSALLAGPLIAASLGGCKSAEAPKAGTPEVIVETVVRRNIAIEATYPAQTMGSREVEVRPRLTGILLKRSYQEGHPVNEGQPLYQIDPAEFRTALDQAESQYAQQKAVLDKARRDLARVEPLLKEKAVAQKDVDDARSAMEQAQAALLTAQANVTKARLNLDYTRVASPVSGIASLSLMSEGSLVNGPSSLLTKVVQIDPMYVMFSLPEREKLYFERKRAAGMLDLPHKAPLEVQLTLADGTVYPVSGRLNFSDTLISTSTGTLQLRAELPNAKAQLMPGQFVKVTVKGIEAKDAIVIPQKAVGTSSQGQFVYVVGKDGVARSRPVETAGTQGDRFFISKGLEAGDQVVVEGLAKVRADKPVKLVAADQPAKPATAAR
- a CDS encoding efflux transporter outer membrane subunit gives rise to the protein MRKTSFAILPLLLSLTACNMAPVYLRPDVEAPPQWGQAEHTGARSEAAVPSEWWKLFGDDALNQLIDTALAENKDMKVAYARIEQARAQLGITDAQRYPQVTGGLSDQHTMRSAEAAPRLPGDRHGEDIKATIGVSYELDLWGRLRNASDAAREKLLSSEYNQQALRISLESQVATAYFKLLALDRQLEIARRNLATQEETLHMTQRRFEGGVASGYDYAQARAQTQQTRSSIPDLERQITLQENALSILLGRNPGPVPRGRSIDTLTADLDIPPGLPSQLLERRPDILAAEAQLRAANANIGAARAAFFPKISLTGATGYESSDLHTLGDPGSALWSLAAGLAQPIFMGGQLKNQLRQAEASEREMVATYQKTVQTAFRETEDGLVNLRKTREQADSKRQRATALGEAQHISFLRYQEGLTSFMDVLDAERNQLQAELDVVTLQNQQLAYTVSLFAALGGGWEQPR